The genomic window gatattatattttttaagaagcaTACAAGAGTGTATATACGTACAACATttacattatattttaattcatttatattattatcaGCCATTTACAAAGTTTCAAAACAAAGttccttcaaaaaataaaaatacatacttatattttcaaataaattttaagaaacatttttcatttcttatacatatgaGTGGGTTTCAGCCAAATGCCTAACTGGGAGAAGTTGATTGACATTCAAGTAGCTACATTCAGAAATACACGTTTCACTAATGAAGATTCTAAAAAAGGCATTGAACTTAATGCAAGtaatattttatcgaaattcCGAAGCAATATCTAATAAATTGTATGTTAACGAAAtgagataaataaaaatgagataattaaaaaaatgcccAACAAGatgattttaatttatgttttactTAGTTGTCACAAATTGCGCTGTCATAAAATAGGTTGGAAAGGATGTTTACTTTAAGAAGTATAATAAtgttaatatatttgaacatatgtaCGTTCATGGAGCGTAAAAAATGCTAGTTCAGGGTTGCTAGTATGACCAGTCAGTCATTTGATGGTCGTAGCGTATCATTATTAACGTTCATAATGTGTTTCCGGCCAGATTAATTTCATTCCACTCACAgcgtatttgtttttatgcataaaacaattaatttgaatgaaagaAAATGTTTAACACTTTTTCGCTTTTGTGTAATAAACTTTgtattatcatcaaatattctTAAGTCATTAAATTATTAACTAATTTATGttgaattttctttaaatcattcaAAACGAAGAAGCTATTACTTTTAGTAAGGCCGTAGTATTATCTGCCCAACTCataatttaatcaattttatcaaaattaaaataaaatgcagcTTTGTTTACATCTCacatgaaaaaattttccagttccataatttttaataaatgactACAATAAAGCATCGAAAGACTTTATATTCACTTTGAATTTTGGATACTTCACAATATTCAGCAGCAACTCACCATATTCccaattacaatatttaaaaatattgctgctgctgaAAATCCTAAAATTCCTTGTTATTTCCTTAATACATGaacatattattataaattttacagtGTTACACTTATAAGCACTTGAATTTATCTCGTTTTTATAAATCTTACGACTGAAATAATATACTTGTGTGCGATTATATTGAATGCAGacgtaatttaatatattacacTGTTTCAGTTTTGTTTCTTTGCTCTTTAGTTTAAGCGAGGTGAACTCGAAgagatttttaaatcaaatacgAGTATTACGACTGTGCTTgttgtatttatgttttttggGATGTGTTTGTCACTGATGCGTGCAGAAAACTGTCTAGAATATCAGCATCATTCAtattcataaaacaaaaacaactttatGGTTACTGCCAACAAACTGTTCATTGACTCGCTGACGGTGTGAAATGTTTTgtgatatacaaaaaaaaactcacaaagaactcacttataaaataatacataagaaatatttgtaataaaaaatataaaaaaattctctcagtactacaagaaataaaaatgagtaatacatataataattaaattaatttttgaattttaattagcaACTGACTCTcatctaataaaaaatatattatactatcTCGAACCATGATTTCTCATtctatttcattcaaaattttttctttgagaaGCTGAATACATACTTTCATTTAGTATGTATTTATTCTCATGCATAGCCCCGTTCACCTGACTAACTTTTAAGTACTCTCAATGTTAAGGCGTAATCCTAATGTAAAAtgttgaaaagaagaaaaaacgttaacttcggctgcactgaagctaatatactcttcacaggtgcatttcttttagtaactaagttttcagtttgtatggaagctatatgctgtagtaatccgatctgaataattttatcggagattacattgttgccttagaaaataatctataccaaatttggtgaagatacattgtcaaatgtgaaagttttccatacaagaacttgattccgatcgttcagtttatatggcagctctatgttatagtggtccgatatcggccgctccgacaaatgagcagcttcttgaagagaaaatgacgttcgcaaaatttcaaaaggatatcttaaaaactgagggattagttcatatatatacagacggacggacggacggacgaacatggttaaatcgactcagctcaacatactgaacatttatatatatactttatagggtctccgacgcttctttctgggtgttacaaacatcgtgacaaacttaatataccctgttcagtgtataaTTATAATTGTCGGCCGAGACATTCCTTACTGCATAGTAatataaagtttattaaaatatattttaacatgaACGCTTGAATTGAAGTATAAAATAGATTATAGCTGATATAACCTAAAATACTCAAAATTATCCAGTTTTCAAAATCGAGGTGTTAAAAATACTTTGCTAGAGGGGAATGAACGTTAAAAACGAAAGAATGCTTATGACGAATGACTTGAAGTTATATGAGAATACGAGTAGTTACGTTTCCATTTGCTCATAGTTATTAGTTAATGTCTTTTTGACACGCAGATTACTTATGATAAACCTCAAAATTATGGAATCTCCCATAGTATTGGACAGTTTGGATAGCAATTTAATATTGTAGgcgttctttattttttattaacgaCACGTAATAGAATGAACTAACCTGATGGAAAACGAATCATCAGCCCACTCAATTTAGAAAaagtataagaaaataaaaaagctactTATGAAGAGTAAACAACAATCCAAATTTGAAATCGAAACTGAATCTGCTTTTCACAATAATAACGACTAGCTTGATAGtgtttgtatacttttttatgttttttattagaTCACATTTAAATATCTCAttgttaaattcattttattcacACATAATGTAGATGGCTCGCTAATATTAACAAACCATTGATTTTACGTAttcaaattgaatattttattttaacattaatAAATTCATGTAATTCCGTAAAGCAATATCAGCAATAACAGTTGTATaagtacaaaatatataaatttgaatattgtattgggaaatataaaatataacgaTTTGGCTTCTTAGTAAAAGTTACGAAATCCATTATTTGGAGTTCCCATATTGGAAAGGGTTTAAAACATATTTCGACACGACGTCTGTAGCGGTAATAAATTTAGTGATCAAAACAGAGTCAACAACTTTTCTTATTCATTGTTTTTCATCATTCTAAGGTCTGTACTTCGTTATGTTTTCTTGCTTATTTTTCTGCTTCTAATAAACTAACAATGATCTTTTTATACTATCGCATCATATTGTACTggatataataattttgtttacttaaaaCTATACGCTATTGATACTGATTTATGTATCAAAATGATAAGGATGATGAGAGGAATAGACTTTTGGATGTGTATGTATTCGTTCGTATGTTCCTGCAAGCGATGATTAaatatatcttaatgaaatttagaaCATGGGTATTTTTCACCCCACTTGCGATTGGTTCGTATAAGACAGAAGCATACTATTGCGACAGTAAGGGCTTTTTGGGTCAACTGGTGAGGCAAAATTTCCCAGCCCTTGTTTTCAAAAAGCTTTTAACCGGCAATCTATCGTTTCAATTTGAGAAATTGTTGTCGGGATCGTCCCATTAATGGCTTCacattttttcagcattttcttttCAGGTTAACCacttttcacataaaattttttgtatttaaggtTGACGTAATGGGTCTACTTTTCATTATCAGTTACAATCCGATGGAAAACGACTACTTTTTGTAGCGTTCGTGCATTATTTCCGACATGCAAATTTGTTGCTATTATCTTTCAGTCTCTTCTGACCTTAACAAGTTTggagtgtatataaatataaacgaatTTTCAAAATGATGAGACGAATCCATTTTAAATGTCAATATGTGCTTTGGAATTGCACAATTCCTAGCCATTTCGTACCCAGAGTTTCAAGAAATTCTTTATATGCCACattcgaaataaaaacaaaaagcgaaACAAATTTACACATGTACGTATCCCATTTATTTGTTTCATCAAACGAGTTTACAAGGTCAGTGCCTTCGATCATGTAAGACGACATTTCCTTGCTTCTTAACAGTTCAATTAATTACTTGCTCATCGatatatttcacacatttatAGTTTATAcaacatgtacgtatgtatgtatacgcaacGATTATCTCAAAAGACTTAAACAGCGAACTCGTTTAAGCAGTTGAACTTAACTGTATAATATGATTTTACACACGCAGTatttacatactatgtacaaTATTCGTTTGTTCCTGTACAAGTTGACACTAAATTGAAACTCAAGGCGAGCGCACTTTAAGAAGATCAACAAGTGAAAGTAAGTCGATTAACACTTTTTACGTAGGGCATCTATTGTTGGTATAATAGCTAAATATTGAATAGTGAAGATAATTCGTTTATTATGACTTACCAACGCATAGATATATTACAAATTCGAAGGATTGAAGACAGAGACTTAAGCTATgagttactattttttgttagcCAAATAACCGCGTTtaacgattttatttattttgtgcgtCAACTAACGGCACACATCTTTGTAGTTCTTTCCCTACCGTTGTTTGCATTATATCAAGGGTTCAAGGTATTAGAAGTACAcaagtgttttaatttaaaatttaagatttacttaaaaactgaaattaactGACAGTGGATGTGAAAgtagtttttcaataaatttactgtgttgtttttgttatattttaattataattttgcaatAACTTTTCATTTCGTCATTCTTTTATCACTACTCCCTCAGCAATTTCTCtatatttctgtatatttatttctagCTCAAATAACTTGCGACCACTGTaataattttatcaaataacgaaaaagcgttaacttcggttgcagcgAAGcaataatactcttcacaaataaaaatgtttcgtaCAAGAACTTTAGTATTATTTCTATatagttaaatatataactttttaataacAATAGGTTTTCcatattgaaaaacaatttgGATGTCAGGTTTATTTAAATCTTAATGTAAACAACTAATTTGTGGAGAAAAAATTATCTCGATATCTCTGTAGTTACCAGATTTAATTACACATTtgtctttgaatattttttgacttGGTATTCACTAAATAACTAAACACTTTTTAAAAGCAAGTtcggaaaatttttgttttgattacaatgtattagtttttatttctttattgaacttcattattttcaattaatttttattagcattcgataagaaatatacattttattttttaaatatttttactttttttgtatgATAATCCTGAAAAACTATTTCCACTTGCGGTTGTGCTAAAtagatttcatttaatttctagATAggcataataatttaattaacactactaatattttagttttactattttttgagcaaaaaatacagaatttttacttttatatacccgctacacacacatatattccaGCATATAGCTTTACCAGTAATGGCCATGGAAGCCGTGATGACCGCCATAATAGCCACCATAATAAGGATAACCtgtataatacaaaatttatttaatattttaactatatagatgtatatgaatgtacaataaaagtaaaattatgcgCAAACTAGAATAGGAAATATTGTATAGACTTAGATTATTCAGCTGTAATTCTCAGATTAATCTTTATACATAGAATTGATGTTATAAATTTGTGattaatatgcaataaaaattgtgttGTCTTTTAAATCGTTAAAGGTAGTAAAACTCACCTAAACCATATATGCCGCCATAATATGGATAGTATCCCCCATAAAAACCACCATTCAAGTAAGGGTACGAGTAGTACCCATAACCAATGGAGGAAGAGGATAGCAAATCGTCTTTTTCTCTATCAATACCACCATCTAAGTCATGTGAGTGACTGGATGTTATAACTTGCTTGGAACTAGGCACCGCATGAATTGCATTTTCTGCTATTATCACTGTGCATAACAAAGCTACAGACAGCACCTGGCTACACTTTAATAGAGCCAtactattttattgttttatgttttccaataatatattttaatcattcaaataaattaaataatattgataGAATTTCCTCCGTTTATTATGTTACTGCATAGCAATGACAACTAATAACTACAAAATGACTGTTTGCGCTTTTATAAGCATTCACCTCCAGAAATTCGACTT from Bactrocera tryoni isolate S06 chromosome 5, CSIRO_BtryS06_freeze2, whole genome shotgun sequence includes these protein-coding regions:
- the LOC120778161 gene encoding ATP-dependent RNA helicase ded1, translated to MALLKCSQVLSVALLCTVIIAENAIHAVPSSKQVITSSHSHDLDGGIDREKDDLLSSSSIGYGYYSYPYLNGGFYGGYYPYYGGIYGLGYPYYGGYYGGHHGFHGHYW